A single region of the Streptomyces caelestis genome encodes:
- a CDS encoding response regulator produces MPSETRILIVDDHEDTLYALESALAPLGYLLGRATSGDEALKQVLRGQVGLLLLDVRMPGVSGLEVVRYMRRVEQTQHIPVILLTGFGTDQELTTAAFGLGVADLVMKPVDPWALRTKVRYLYDTHQHHLALEQEVRRLRAQVRAHTESAARPERSALAHTESAARPERSALAHTESAARPERSALAHTDARVPPQRPAGAHAGELEKDRT; encoded by the coding sequence ATGCCGTCGGAAACCAGGATCCTCATCGTCGACGATCACGAGGACACGTTGTACGCGCTGGAGAGCGCCCTGGCCCCGCTGGGCTATCTGCTGGGCCGGGCCACCAGTGGCGACGAGGCGCTCAAGCAGGTGCTGCGCGGCCAGGTCGGCCTGCTCCTGCTCGACGTGCGCATGCCCGGCGTCAGCGGACTGGAGGTCGTGCGCTACATGCGGCGCGTGGAACAGACCCAGCACATCCCGGTCATCCTGCTCACCGGCTTCGGAACCGACCAGGAACTGACCACCGCCGCCTTCGGCCTCGGGGTCGCCGACCTCGTCATGAAACCCGTGGACCCCTGGGCCCTGCGCACCAAGGTCCGCTACCTCTACGACACCCACCAGCACCACCTCGCCCTGGAGCAGGAGGTGCGCCGGCTGCGCGCCCAGGTCCGGGCGCACACCGAGTCCGCCGCACGCCCCGAACGGTCCGCTCTGGCGCACACCGAGTCCGCCGCACGCCCCGAACGGTCCGCTCTGGCGCACACCGAGTCCGCCGCACGCCCTGAGCGGTCCGCTCTGGCGCACACCGACGCGCGCGTGCCGCCCCAGCGGCCTGCGGGGGCGCACGCCGGGGAGCTCGAAAAAGACCGCACCTAG
- the pepN gene encoding aminopeptidase N — MSVLTRDEAQTRAGLLDVHRYTIELDLTTGDEVFDSRTLIRFSARADGDTFVEIRPAELRSVTLDGQPLDPEALDGNRLPLKNLTAGEHELRVHAHMRYSRTGEGMHRFTDPTDGETYVYTQLFLDDVQRVYAAFDQPDLKAVFELSVKAPRGWTVLANGVTEHTGDGLWKAAPTPLISTYLVAVAAGPWHSVRTEHRGLPFGLHCRRSLAPYLDTDADELLDVTRACFDRYHEKFDEPYPFDSYDQAFVPEFNAGAMENPGLVTFRDEFVYRSAVTDTERQTRAMVVAHEMAHMWFGDLVTLTWWDDIWLNESFAEYMGYQTLTEATRFTDTWTDFGVNRKAWGYDADQRPSTHPVAPEAVDDTASALLNFDGISYAKGASALRQLVTWLGEKDFLAGINTHFARHKFANATLADFIDSLAGATDRDVHAWADAWLRTTGVDTLSPHLAPGENGTCALTVDRAGSRPHRIAAGLYDRDLGDDGGHLLLRERLHLDLPQTGAHPIGKRPALLLLNDGDLSYAKVRFDPESFETVRKDLSGLPEPLTRAVVWNALRDAVRDGELAPTAYLESARAHLPLETDLAIVQGVLAFAATYITDRYVTPEERPAALATLSELCRDLMRRTEDGDHPGLRLIAVRHRIDAAAHPDTIAAWLADGTVPGGPELDPELRWRVLARLAVLGATDEAAIAAELERDPSATGQEGAARCRAALPEPDAKAKAWQAMFATDELSNYLFAATAEGFWQPEQADLVREYVPRYYEDAVAVAARRGPAIAVAAGRAFPAHAVDAENLRLGEQCLSDADPIPALRRKLADQLDDLARALRVRQGREIQGG, encoded by the coding sequence ATGTCCGTACTGACGCGCGACGAAGCGCAGACCCGAGCAGGGCTCCTCGACGTCCACCGCTACACGATCGAACTCGACCTGACCACCGGGGACGAGGTCTTCGACTCCCGCACCCTGATCAGGTTCAGCGCCCGCGCGGACGGGGACACTTTCGTCGAGATCAGGCCCGCCGAGCTGCGCTCCGTCACCCTCGACGGACAACCCCTCGACCCGGAAGCCCTGGACGGCAACCGGCTGCCCTTGAAGAACCTCACGGCCGGCGAGCACGAACTGCGCGTGCACGCCCACATGCGCTACTCCCGCACCGGCGAGGGCATGCACCGCTTCACCGACCCCACCGACGGCGAGACCTACGTCTACACGCAGCTGTTCCTGGACGACGTCCAGCGCGTCTACGCCGCCTTCGACCAGCCCGACCTGAAAGCCGTCTTCGAACTGTCGGTGAAGGCCCCGCGGGGCTGGACCGTCCTCGCCAACGGCGTCACCGAACACACCGGCGACGGCCTCTGGAAGGCCGCCCCCACCCCGCTGATCTCCACCTACCTCGTCGCCGTCGCCGCCGGCCCCTGGCACTCCGTGCGCACCGAGCACCGCGGCCTGCCCTTCGGCCTGCACTGCCGCCGCTCGCTCGCCCCCTACCTGGACACCGACGCCGACGAACTCCTCGACGTCACGCGCGCCTGCTTCGACCGCTACCACGAGAAGTTCGACGAGCCCTACCCCTTCGACTCCTACGACCAGGCCTTCGTCCCCGAGTTCAACGCGGGCGCCATGGAGAACCCCGGCCTGGTCACCTTCCGCGACGAGTTCGTCTACCGCTCCGCCGTCACCGACACCGAGCGGCAGACCCGCGCCATGGTCGTCGCCCACGAGATGGCCCACATGTGGTTCGGCGACCTCGTCACCCTCACGTGGTGGGACGACATCTGGCTGAACGAGTCCTTCGCCGAGTACATGGGCTACCAGACCCTCACCGAGGCGACCCGCTTCACCGACACGTGGACCGACTTCGGCGTCAACCGCAAGGCCTGGGGCTACGACGCCGACCAGCGCCCCTCCACCCACCCCGTCGCCCCCGAAGCCGTCGACGACACCGCCTCAGCCCTCCTCAACTTCGACGGCATCTCCTACGCCAAGGGCGCCTCCGCCCTGCGCCAGCTGGTGACCTGGCTCGGCGAGAAGGACTTCCTGGCCGGCATCAACACCCACTTCGCCCGCCACAAGTTCGCCAACGCCACCCTCGCCGACTTCATCGACTCCCTCGCCGGCGCCACCGACCGCGACGTCCACGCCTGGGCCGACGCCTGGCTGCGCACCACCGGCGTCGACACCCTCAGCCCGCACCTCGCCCCCGGCGAGAACGGCACCTGCGCCCTCACCGTCGACCGCGCCGGCAGCCGCCCGCACCGCATCGCCGCCGGCCTGTACGACCGGGACCTCGGCGACGACGGCGGGCACCTCCTCCTACGCGAACGCCTCCACCTGGACCTGCCGCAGACCGGCGCCCACCCCATCGGCAAACGCCCCGCGCTGCTCCTCCTCAACGACGGCGACCTCAGCTACGCCAAGGTCCGCTTCGACCCCGAGTCCTTCGAAACCGTCCGCAAGGACCTGTCCGGCCTGCCGGAACCGCTCACCCGCGCGGTCGTCTGGAACGCCCTGCGCGACGCCGTCCGCGACGGCGAACTGGCGCCCACCGCCTACCTGGAGTCCGCCCGGGCCCATCTCCCGCTGGAGACCGACCTCGCGATCGTCCAGGGCGTGCTCGCCTTCGCGGCCACGTACATCACCGACCGCTACGTCACGCCCGAGGAGAGGCCCGCCGCGCTCGCCACGCTCTCCGAGCTGTGCCGCGACCTCATGCGCCGCACCGAGGACGGCGACCATCCCGGACTGCGCCTGATCGCCGTACGCCACCGTATCGACGCCGCCGCCCACCCGGACACCATCGCCGCCTGGCTCGCCGACGGCACCGTGCCCGGCGGCCCGGAGCTCGACCCAGAGCTGCGCTGGCGCGTCCTCGCCCGGCTCGCCGTCCTCGGCGCCACCGACGAGGCCGCCATCGCCGCCGAACTGGAACGCGACCCGAGCGCCACCGGCCAGGAGGGCGCCGCCCGCTGCCGGGCCGCCCTGCCCGAGCCGGACGCCAAAGCGAAGGCGTGGCAGGCCATGTTCGCAACCGACGAGCTGTCCAACTACCTGTTCGCCGCCACCGCCGAGGGCTTCTGGCAGCCCGAACAAGCCGACCTGGTGCGGGAGTACGTGCCCCGCTACTACGAGGACGCGGTCGCCGTCGCAGCCCGCCGCGGCCCCGCCATCGCCGTCGCCGCCGGCCGGGCCTTCCCCGCTCACGCCGTCGACGCCGAGAACCTGCGCCTGGGCGAGCAGTGCCTGAGCGACGCCGACCCGATCCCGGCGCTGCGCCGCAAGCTCGCCGACCAACTCGACGATCTGGCACGGGCGCTGCGGGTCCGGCAGGGCCGGGAGATCCAGGGAGGCTAG